The genomic segment CGCCATCCGTTCCCGGGGCCGGGACTGGGCGTGCGGATTCTCGGTGAGGTGAAGCGCGAGTTCGCGGATCTGCTGCGCCGCGCGGATGCGATTTTCATCGAGACGCTGCGCAATACCATCGACAAGGAAACGGGTAAGTCGTGGTACGACCTGACGAGTCAGGCGTTCGCGGTGTTCCTGCCGGTGAAGAGCGTCGGCGTGATGGGGGATGGGCGCACGTACGAATACGTCGTCGCGCTGCGCGCCGTGCAGACGCTCGACTTCATGACGGCACATTGGGCGCATCTGCCGCATGAGTTGCTTGGCCATGTTTCCAATCGCATCATCAATGAGGTGCGCGGGATCAATCGGGTGGTGTATGACATCTCGGGTAAGCCGCCTGCGACGATCGAGTGGGAGTGAAATCAGGTCCTTCGGGGACTATCGCCAGCTATATTGATGGCTACCACCGGCCAACGGAATAAATTGGCGGTAGAACCGAAGGCCGGATCAAGGCCCTTCTGTTCACTATCCAGACCCAAGCCGTCTCTGACGGTAAAAGTCTTTTTGGGTTTTATGCGGCTTTCCGAGCATCAGCAAGTCTCCCCGACCCGTGACGATAAAAACCGTCAGGAACTGGAGAAAAAACCTCGATGCTAAGTGCCTCGCGCACGGGGATGGACGATCTCGCGTTCGATCAACAAGGCAGAGCGCGCCGAGCAGTGGCGCCACATGCTGCAAGAGTGGTCCAATATGGTTGACGCCTGGATCGACGGGCAGAGCTACGTGCCGAAACTATTGCCCACAGAATGCAGGGGTGCCGGTGCTGAGTGTCACATTATGAGCAAGGGCAGCAGTCCCGTCCGGATATCGATTGCCGCCAGAGTGGTTTGTCATTCCAAGAAAAAGATCACCATTAGTGATCTTTTTCCGCTTAAGCCAAACCAACATGGTCTTGGCAAAAGTTTATAAAATATGTATTTTGAACACTATGAGTGATCAAAATACAGGGAAATTGAACCTCCTGCTGACCGAACTGGGTGACACACGCCTGATATCGAGTCGGTGGCTGCGGCTACACGGCTATTCCAACAGCCTCGTTGCGCGTTATGTGAGTAGCGGATGGCTGGTGTCGCCCGCGCGCGGCGTATACATGCGCAAGGGTGGGCGCCTGCAGTGGGACGGCGTGATTCGCAGTCTGCAGGTCGGGGAGGGTATGCCACTGCATGTGGGAGGACGCTTTGCACTAAGTTTGCAGGGGCACGAGCACTACCTGCGTCTAGGCGATGCCGGCACGATCACCTTGTATGGGGCGCAGCGGCCACCGACGTGGCTCGGCAATCTGTCTTTGGCGCAGCGCTTCGACTATCTGGGCAAGGGGCCGTTCGATTGGCCGCCAGTGTCGCTCACAGTGGAGGTGCCCGAGATCGCGCTGTCCGAACAAGGCGTGGCGTGGTATCAGGCTGCCCCCGGCGCCGATGCCTTGGTTTGTTCCACGCCGGAGCGGGCCATGCTTGAGTTATGCGCTGACGCCTCGGACGCTGCCTTGATTTACGAGGTGGATGCGCTGATGCAGGCCATGACTACGCTGCGACCTCAGCGGGTCGGTCTGTTGCTGCACCACTGCCACAGCATCAAGGCCAAACGTCTGTTCTTGGCGTTGGCCGAGCGCCATCGGCATGCGTGGCTGCCGCACGTGCCACTGGATGGCGTCGATCTGGGCCGGGGAAAGCGCGCGCTGGTGCCGGGCGGCCGCCTGCACCCGATCTACCAGATCACCTTGCCGGGAGACCTCGATGAACACCTGGCTTGATCATTGGAATCGGCGCTACACCGACCGCGTCCGACTGCTTGTCGAGATTCTGCCGGCCTTGGCGCAAGAGCCTGACTTCGCGCTCAAAGGCGGCACGGCGATCAACCTGTTCGAGCACGACCTGCCCCGGTTGTCGGTGGACATTGATCTCGCCTGGTTGCCGGTGCATGACTATGCCGAGGACGCAAGGCTCATGGCTGAAGCGCTTGGGCGACTGGCTGATGTGCTGCGCGCCCGGCCTCTGCAACTGCAGGTGCAATTGTCGGCAGGCGAGGGCGCAGGCGTCACGCGGCTGGTGGCTAGTCGCGGTCGTGCACGTGTGCAGATCGAGACGACGCCGGTGATGCGCGGCACGGTCCATCCGGCGCGAAACATGGTGGTGCGCCCGAGGGTCGAGGAGGCATTTGGCTTCGCTTCGGTGCAAGTGCTGAGCTTCGCCGACCTCTATGCAGGCAAGCTGGCCGCGGCATTGTCGAGGCAGCATCCCCGCGATCTCTTTGATGTCGGCTTATTGCTGGAGGACGGACGGGCGGATCAGATGCTCTGGCGGACTTTTCTTATCTACCTGACGTGTAGCCCGAAGCCTGCCTGGGAAATGCTGGCGCCTCGCATGCCCGCAGATTTTGCAGCGACTTTCGAAGCGCACTTCAAGGGCATGACGGCTGAACCCATAGAAGTCGGCGTCTTACTGGACATCCATGAACGCCTGCTGGCGCGTGTGGCCGGTTGGCTGGATGAACCCTCGTGTGCGTTTCTTCGATCCATCGAGGATCAGCGGCCGGACTTCAATCTGATAGAGCTTCCGCAAGCAGCCGATTTGCCGGCCGTGCGGCGCAAGCTTCACAACCTGGCGCAGCGCACCGATGCCAAGCGCGCAGCGGACCGGGATCTGTTGGAAGAGACGCTGGCTAGGATTGTCGGTAAGGTTCGATGTTGAGCACGACGAATCCCCTTAACCACGAGGGTTTGGGCGGCCTATTGATGATCGAATGGGAGTGATCGGGGGCTAACGAGGATTCAGTCTGGAGTCGAAATTCAGTTATCGTGTGGCAGCCGCGGGACACGACCCGGCGATAACTTTTGCGCCTGTCCCGACGATGCAACCAACAATTGGCTCCGGGACGACAGGTTTCCCGTTGCAGCTGACATTGGGCACGCAAACGGCGTACCGCTACAATTTTCGCGTTAATCTGAACTCGCGACCGGCTCGTACTCATTGATGGGATCCGGCCCGAGACCCAAACCATGCCCCTCGACTATTCAACTGTCGACGCCCTTCGCACGCACCATCCTGCATGGCGGCTCTTGCGTTCCGACCACGCCCCGCTGGTGGCGAGCTTCCTGCATCGCGTCTTTGTAGCGCCGAACGTGCGCGCGATGTCCGCCGCTGACTTGTCCGAAGCGCTGGAAGACGAACTGTATGCGCTGCGCGATCGCCTGGGCGCGGACGCCTATCCAAAACGCGCGCTCGACTACCTCAACGACTGGGCTGATCCGGACAAAGGCTGGCTGCGCAAGTTCTACCGACAGGGCTCGGACGAACCTCACTTCGACCTTACGCCAGCGACGGAAAAAGCGATTGTCTGGCTGGACGCGTTGACGGAACGCAGCTTCGTCGGCACCGAATCACGGCTGCTGACGTTGTTTGAGTTGCTGCGGCAAATGAGCGAAGGCAGCGAAGCCGATCCGGAAAAGCGCGTTGCCGAATTGCGCAAGCGTCGTGACGAGATCGATGCCGAAATCGCGCGGGTCATATCCGGAGACCTCCCGCTGCTGGACGACACGGCCCTCAAGGATCGCTTTCAGCAATTCGTGCAACTGGCGCGCGACCTGCTCACCGACTTTCGCGAGGTAGAGCAGAACTTCCGCATGCTCGACCGTCGCGTGCGCGAGCGCATCGCGCTATGGGAGGGTTCAAAGGGCGCGCTACTCGAAGAGATCATGGGTGAGCGCGATGCGATCGGTGACTCGGACCAGGGCAAAAGCTTCCGGGCATTCTGGGACTTCCTGATGTCCAGCACTCGCCAGGAGGAGCTCACCGAACGGCTCACGCGCGTGCTCGCATTACCGGCGGTGGCCAGAATGGAGCCTGACGCTCGTACCGGTCGTGTGCACTACGACTGGTTGGAAGCGGGCGAACACACGCAGCGCACGGTCGCACAACTGTCGCAGCAGCTGCGCCGGTTCCTCGACGACCAGGCATGGCTGGAAAACCGCCGCATCATGGATATCCTGCACGGCATCGAAGCCAGGGCGCTGGCCGTACGCGACACGCCGCCGGTGGGTGGGATAATGGATCTCGCCGGTTCGTCATCCGACGTCGAGCTTCCCATGGAACGTCCGCTGCATACGCCCGTGCAAAAGCCGGTCATTGAGGATGTCATGCTGGAAGCGGGCGATGACGATCTGGACGCCACCGCGCTGTATTCGCAAGTGGTGGTGGATCGCGCGCAACTCGCGGGTCATATCCGCCAGGCGTTGCAGGATCGGTCGCAAGTGACGCTGCGCGAGCTGATTGAATTGCACCCGCTGCAACAAGGGCTCGCGGAACTGGTCGCGTACCTGCAACTGGGCAGCGACGCTTTCAAGACGGTCGTCGACGAAGATGCGCACGAAGTCATTGCGTGGCATACAACAAACCGTCGCGACGAAACACCAAGGACACGGCGCGCCCGGCTGCCGCGCGTGATTTTTGTGAGGTGAAGATGGAGGATGCGCGGCAAGAGGCAACGAACGCCGATCTGTCGACGCTGGCGATCACGCTGCTCAAGGGCGTGATCTATCGCGAGGACGATGAACGTCGGTGGGGCGCGTTGCTCGATCTGCAGGCGCGCGTGCGGGACTATGTGTCGGTACTGGGACTGGAGCTGGTGCTGGACGAGGCCGAAGGCTACGCATTCCTGCGCAGCCGTCCGGAGCAGGCTGAAGACGACGCAGCGTTCAGGCCGCCGCGTTTGATCGCGCGACGGCCGATCTCTTTTCCGGTCAGCTTGCTGCTGGCCCTGCTGCGCAAGAAGCTCGCCGAATTCGATGCCGGCGGCGGCGATACGCGGCTGGTTTTGTCGCGAGACGACATCGTCGAGCTCATCAGGGTCTTTCTTCCGGATAGCAGCAATGAAGCGAGGCTGATCGATCACATTGAGACGCATATCAACAAGATCGTCGAGCTGGGATTTCTGCGCCGGTTGAAAGTCGCGAGCGGTGGCCCGTCCGGTTTCGAGGTGCGGCGCATATTGAAGGCGTTTGTCGACGCGCAATGGCTGTCCGACTTTGACACTCGCCTTGCCGCGTACCAGGCGCAACTGGCGGACACGATGGCCGCGCCGGGAGTCGATGCCGATGAATGAGCCGAACGAGGCGATTCCACAACTGCTGGAGCTGGATTTTCTCGCCGACGACACGCTCTCCGGTTTTCGACTGACCCGGCTGGAAGTTTTCAACTGGGGCACATTCGACGGGCGCGTATGGACGCTTCAGCTGGATGGCAAGAACGGACTGCTTACCGGCGACATCGGCTCGGGCAAGTCGACGCTCGTCGACGCCGTTACAACCTTGCTGGTGCCCTCGCAGCGTATCGCCTACAACAAGGCGGCGGGAGCGGACAGCAAGGAGCGGACGCTGCGCTCGTATGTGCTCGGGCATTACAAGTCCGAGCGCAACGAGGTGACCGGCACAGCCCGGCCCGTTTCCCTGCGGGACCGCAACAGCTACTCTGTGATCCTCGGCGTGTTCCACAACGCCGGGTATGACCAGACGATCACGCTCGCGCAAGTCTTCTGGATGAAAGAGGCGCAGAGCCAGCCCATGCGTTTTTACGTGGGCGCAGAGCGGAACATGTCGATAGCGACGGATTTCGTCCACTTCGGCTCCGATATCGCGCAACTGCGGAAAAAACTGCGTGGCCTGGGTGCGGAAATCGAGGACAGCTTTCCGAAATACGGCGCATGGTTTCGCCGGCGCTTTGGCATCGAAAATGAACAGGCGCTCGAGCTGTTTCATCAGACGGTGTCGATGAAGTCGGTCGGTAACCTGACCGACTTCGTGCGCAGCCACATGCTCGAACCGTTCGACGTCGCGCCTCGTATTGCCGCGCTGATCGCGCACTTCGACGATCTGAATCGCGCGCATGAGGCGGTCCTCAAGGCCAAGCGTCAGGTGGAACTGCTGAGGCCCCTGGTGGTGGATTGCGACCAGCACGGCGCGCTGACGGCGGAACAGGAGGCTTCGCGCGTTTGCCGCGATGCGCTCAAGCCATACTTCGCTGAACTGAAGCTCGGTCTGCTGGATCGGCGATTGAAGCTGCTCGCCGACGATCATGCGCGCGCCGTCGCGCAGAAGGAACGGCGCATCGAGCAGTGCGATCGAGAACGAACGGAAGTCGACCGCCTCAAGCGTGCCATGGGCGAGCAAGGCGGCGACCGGCTGGAGCAGCTTGCTGCCCATATCCGCGACGAGGAACGCGAGCGCAATCGACGCCAGCAGCGCGCCGAACGTCATGCGCAATTGCTAGCCGCGATTGGCGAAACCCCTACTTCCGATGAGCACGCTTTCATCGCGCAGCGGCAGCAGGTGGCCGATCTGCGCGAGGGCGTGAGTCAGCGAGAAGCCGATCTGCAGAACCAGATCACCGAGTGGGGCGTGTCGCTGCGCGAGGGCAAGCGCGAACACGACGTGCTGGGCGAGGAAGTCGCGAGCCTGAAGGCGCGACGCAGCAATATTCCAATGGAACGGGTCGCCATGCGTTCGGCATTGTGCGCTGCACTTGGCCTCGACGAAGACAGCATGCCGTTCGCCGGTGAGCTGATGCAGGTGCGTGAAGAGGCGCGAGAATGGGAAGGCGCGATCGAGCGGGTGCTGCATAACTTCGGCCTCTCGTTGCTCGTGCCCGACGCACACTATGCCGATGTCGCCGCATGGGTGGATCGCACGCACCTCGCAGGACGGCTCGTCTATTTCCGCGTGCGACCTGCGCGTGACCAGGACATCGCCGAGTTGCATCGTGATTCGCTGGTGCGTAACGTGGCGATTAAACCAGACTCGCCGTTCTACAGTTGGCTGGAGCGGGCACTGGCGCAGCGCTTCGATTACGCGTGCTGCGCGACGCCGGAGCAGTTTCGTCGCGAGTCCCGTGCGTTGACTCGCGCAGGGCAGATCAAGGCGCCCGGCGAGCGCCACGAGAAAGACGACCGCCATCGTCTCGACGACCGCAGCCGCTACGTCCTCGGCTGGAGTAACGCCGCCAAGATCGCCGCGCTCGAAGGGCAACTGCGTGCGCTCGAGATGCGCATCGCCGGCATCGGTAGTCAGATCGCCAGGGCGCAGGGCGAACAGACGACGCTGCGGCGGCAATTGGAGGTATTGGCGGCGCTCAACGAGTTCAACGAGTTTCGTGAGCTGGATTGGCAGAGCTGCTCGGCCACGATCGCCCGGCTGCAGGATGAAAAAACACGTCTGGAGGCCGCGAGCAATGCGTTGCTGGAACTGGCCGCGCAACTCGAGTCGATGCGGGCGGCGCTGAAGGACAGCGAGAAGGCATTGTCGGACGTCGACCGGGACTTGGGCGGCATCGACGCCAAACGCCAAGCGGCCGACGCACTACGGGAGCAAACCGCCGCATCGCTGGCAGACATTGCCGACGATACCCGCGAGCGGCTGGACGTGCTGCGCGCACAGATCCTGGGCGAGCATCAGCTTTCGGTCGAGTCATGCGAGAACCGTGAACGCGAACTGCGCGACGCGTTGCAGGCACAGATGGACGCCGAGGCCAAGCGCCTGGACCGCCTCACCGAGCGCATCATCAAGAACATGTCGACGTTCAAGGACGCCTACAAGCTCGACACGGCTGACTTCGACGCGAGCCTCGAAGCCGCCTTCGAGTATCGCGAACTGCTGGCTCGTCTGAATAGCGATGACCTTCCGCGCTTCGAGGCTCGCTTCAAGGAGCTGTTGAACATCAACACGATCAACGAGATTGCCAACTTCAACGGGCAGCTCGCCCGGGAACGCGAAACGATCAAGGAGCGCATCGCCCGCATCAATGAATCACTGGCACAGATCGACTACGATCCTGGTCGTTATATCGTGCTTGAATGCCAGGCGAGCCCCGATGCCGACATCCGCGACTTTCAGGCTGAGCTGCGCGCCTGCACGGAAGGTACGCTGACCGGTTCGGACGATGCACAGTATTCGGAAGCCAAGTTTCTGCAGGTCAAGGCGATCATCGACCGGTTTCGCGGGCGCGAAGGCTTATCGGATCACGATCGCCGGTGGACGACGAAGGTCACCGACGTGCGCAACTGGTTTCTGTTTGCCGCAAGCGAACGCTGGCGCGAAGATGACACGGAGTACGAGCACTATTCGGATTCGGGCGGTAAGTCGGGTGGGCAGAAGGAAAAGCTGGCCTACACGATTCTCGCGGCCAGCCTCGCGTATCAGTTCGGTCTGGAATGGGGCGCGGTACGGTCACGCTCGTTCCGGTTCGTGGTCATCGACGAGGCGTTCGGACGCGGCTCGGACGAGTCCGCGCAATACGGGCTCAAGTTGTTCAGGCAGCTCAATCTGCAACTGCTGATCGTTACGCCGCTGCAGAAAATCCATATCATCGAGCCGTTCGTGTCCAGCGTCGGCTTCGTGCATAACGACGAAGGGCGGGCCTCGAAGCTGCGCAATCTGTCGATCGAGGAGCATCTTGCGCGCAAGGCGGAGGGCTCGCTGTGAGCTGGACGACCGCCAGCGACCTGAAAGCTCAGGTGCGCCGCTTGTGGGAGCGGGGCGATCTGTTGCGCAGCATGATTGCCGACGACGCCAGTGCGGCGCCGAGCGCCGTGGCTGTCGGTCGCGACGAGACAAAGGTTGGGCTGCGCTCCGGATGTACCTTTCCGCTGCGACTCGTCCTGAGGGGGCCGGCTTCGGCCGAGCTCACCGAACGTTTCCAGGCTGTACGTGAATGGATTGCTGAGCTCGCCGCTGTGGCGCAGATCCGGCTTGAATGGCGCGAGTTCAATCATCGAGTCCTCGGTGTTCAGCGCGTTCCGCAGGCGGTCTGGATCGACGATCTCGACAGTGCGCTCGAAATGATCGGCAAGCGTGGCGACGCGGCGCGTTTCGGCCGGTTGTTGACGCTCGTGGATTCGCGGCAGCCGGCGCTACTGGCGTGGTTTCGCCGGCGTCCGCTGCAGGCACTGGAGTTGAACGTCGAATGTGAGCGTCTGCTGTCGGTGGTCGGCTGGATCGTACGGCATCCGCGTCCCGGCATTTACCTGAGACAAGTAGACATTGCCGGTGTGCACAGCAAGTTCATCGAAAATTGGCGCGGCGTGCTGACAGAATGGCTCGATCTTGTTCTTCTGCCAGAGGCCGTTGCGACGGAGAAAAGCGGGGGAGCGCAATTCGCCGCCCGTTACGGCTTCCTCGACAAGCCTGTCCGTATCCGGTTTCGCGTGCTCGACGCGCGCTTGCCAATGCTTCCTGGCCCTGCGCTCCCCGATATTGCAGTCGATGCAGTCAGTTTTGCCGCGCTAGCCGTGCCGATCCGCCAGGTCTTCATCACTGAGAATGAGACAAACTTCCTCGCTTTCCCGCCTCTGGCCGATACGATCGTCATCTTTGGTGCAGGCTATGGATGGGACGCGCTGTCGAAAGCAGCATGGCTTTCCCGCTGCAGCATCCACTATTGGGGCGATATCGATACGCATGGCTTCGCAATCCTCGACCAGTTGCGCAGCCGCTTCGACCACGTCGAGTCATTCCTGATGGACCGGGCGACTCTGATGGCCCACGAAGCTCAATGGGGTGAGGAGCATGACCAGGTGCTGCGCGACATGCCGCGGCTCAACGATGCGGAGCAAGCGCTATTCAACGATCTGCGGGATAACCGGCTTCGAAAAAAGCTGCGCCTGGAGCAAGAGCGTATTGGCTTCCACTGGGTTGAAGCTGCACTCGCCACGATTGCGAGACAGTAAAAATGGCGGTCTCTACTGCGCCAGACGATTTCTAACTCACGATACTATTAAGAAAATAATGAGTGACATCAAGCTCTTTAAGCTAGTCGATGGCGTCGCCGTGGAGTTGGACGGCCACGCTCCCGATCTTGAAAAGCCGTTGCAGTCCCTGATCGAACAGAACTTGCAAGCGCTTCTGGGGATTCGCTTTCTGGCGACGGAATACGCGACGGGCAAGACTCATTCGGGAAGGATCGACTCATTGGGCCTGGACGAGAATAACAGTCCGGTGATCCTTGAATACAAGCGCTCCGTGGGCGAGAACGTAATCAATCAGGGCCTGTTCTATCTTGATTGGCTGATGGATCATCAGGCCGAATTCAAGTTGCTCGCGATGGACAAGTTGGGTCATGAGGCGGCGGCTCTGATCGATTGGAGTGTGCCTCGACTTCTTTGTATTGCGGCCGATTTCACCCGATACGACGTTCACGCAGTACAGCAGATCAATCGTAACGTCGAGTTGATTCGATACCGCCGGTTCGGGGCGGACCTTTTGTTGTTCGAGTTGGTCAACGCAACGAGCGCCGCCAAACCAAAGGCGGCGGCCCCGAAGGTGCTTCCTACGAAGCCGGTGTTCCCGCCTGTTTCTGCGGCACCGGCGGAGCAGGTGGCGCCGACGGTAGCCCCAGTGCCGTCGAAGTCGCTCAGTCCTGGTGGCGACAAGAGTTACGCTGAATGGGTCGAACAGTACCCATCTCAAATGCTGGAACTGTTGACATCGATGGAAGATTTCATCGGCTCCCTGGGGGACGACGTTCAGCGCAAAGAACTAAAACTCTACGTCGCGTTCAAAAGGCTAAAGAACTTCGCTTCCATCGTCCCGCAGAAGGCCAGGTTTTTGCTGTTTCTTCATCTTGATCCCGACAAGATCGATCCATTGCCGGGCAATGTCCGCGACGCGCGAAAATTTGGTCACTGGGGAACGGGCGATCTGGAGTTGTCGATCGGCAGTTTCGACGAGTTCGAGCAGACAAAGCCGCTGATCTTGACAGCTTATGAAGGACGTAGCGGCTCGCAGACACAGTAGCCATTTTTGAGCGTGTGCGGACTCGGAGGATTGTGGAGCATGAGTGTCGATTTCTCCTCACGCATCACCGACTCGCTCTTCTTCGCGCTCTATCCCGACGAACCCGCCGCCGCGCGCATCGCCGAACTGGCCGCGCGGCTGCGCATCGAGCATAAGCTGAAGGCGAAGCCGATTCCCACCGACCGCCTTCACGTCACCCTCCATTACCTCGGCGCTTTCGCGGGCCTCCCCGCCGATGTGCTCACGCAAGCGCGTGCCGCCGCCTCCCAAATCGCGCTGTCACCCGTCGAAGTGACGCTCGACCGGATCGAAAGCTTCTCCGGCCGTCGCTCAAAGCGTCCGCTGGTTCTCTCGGGCGATGTCACCGGGCCACTCGCCGCACTCCAGCAAGCCCTCGGCGCCGCACAACGCCATCCGCGCTTCACGCCCCACGTGACCTTGCTCTACGACGAGCAGCGCATCGCGCGCGAACCCGTCACACCCATCACCTGGACCGCGCGCGAGTTTGCGCTCGTGCGCAGCGTGCTAGGCAAATCGCATTACGACGTCCTCGCGCGCTGGCCCCTCGGGCTTTGATTGCCGAAACGATCCGACAAAGGGTTTCGCGAAATTTTCTAACGCGTTAAGGTTCGTCTATCGAAATCGAAGCCGCATGCAACCCATGACGCGATCCCGCCTGCTGCACATCACGCCAGAAACCCACGATGTCCAGATCGACCTCGTCTACGCGACCGATCGCAACTTCACCGGCAAACCGATCTACAAAGCCCAGCACTGTCTCTTGCTGGAACCCGCCGAAGCGGCATTACGAAAAGCCGTCGATATCGCGCGCAGCATCGGCACGACGCTGAGGATCTTCGACGCCTATCGCCCGCCGCAAGCGCAAAAGGTGCTGTGGGACTTCCTGCCTGACCCGACCTTCATCGCCGAACTCGGCCGCGGTTCGAACCACAGCCGTGGCACGGCGGTCGATCTCACGCTCGTCGATCGCGACGGCAACGAACTCGACATGGGCACCGGCTTCGACGCGATGGTCGTCGAATCCGAGCATTTCCACTTCGGCCTGCCGGAGCATGTGCAGCGCAACCGCACGCTGTTGCTCGGCGTGATGCACGGCGCCGGCTTCACGCACATCAAAAGCGAGTGGTGGCATTACGAATTGCCAGGCTCGCGCGAACTTGCTCTGATCGACAACGAAGAAAGCGGCCCGTTGCGGCTGATGTGAACCCGACGACAACAGGACGACCACCCATGAAAAAGGCATTGGCAGCGGTCATGCTCGCATCGGCGCTGACGGCTTTCACGGGCTTTCAGAGCGCACAGGCCGCCACGCCGAAGGACATGTTCGTCATGGCGACGCTGCTCGACGAGTTCACCTCGCTCGACCCCGGCGAAATCTACGAGCTCGTGCCGGAGGAATATGTCGCGAATACGTATGACCGCCTGGTGCGCGTCGATCTGAAAGACCCGTCGAAATTCAATGGCGATGTCGCCGAATCCTGGAGCGTCAGTCAGGACGGTCTCACCTTCACGTTCAAGATCCGCCCGGGCCTGAAGTTCCATTCGGGCAATCCGCTCACGGCCGACGACGTCGCGTGGTCCATTCAACGGACCGCATTGCTCGACAAGGGCGCGGCGGCGGTGCTCGCGGGCATCGGCCTCACGAAGGCGAACGCGTTGCAGAACGTGAAGAAGATCGACGACACGACCGTCGCGATCACCACCGATCGACGTTACGCGCCGACCTTCGTGCTGAATGTGCTCGGTTCGTGGCCGGCGTCGGTGGTGGATCGCAAGCTCGCCGAATCGCACGCGAAGGGCAACGACTATGGCAACGAGTGGCTCAAGACCAACGAGGCCGGTTCGGGCGCGTACAAGCTCGTGAAGTGGACCGCCAACGACAGCATCGTGCTGCAGCGCTTCGAGGGCTACCGCATCCCGCTCGCGAT from the Caballeronia sp. NK8 genome contains:
- a CDS encoding type IV toxin-antitoxin system AbiEi family antitoxin domain-containing protein, producing MSDQNTGKLNLLLTELGDTRLISSRWLRLHGYSNSLVARYVSSGWLVSPARGVYMRKGGRLQWDGVIRSLQVGEGMPLHVGGRFALSLQGHEHYLRLGDAGTITLYGAQRPPTWLGNLSLAQRFDYLGKGPFDWPPVSLTVEVPEIALSEQGVAWYQAAPGADALVCSTPERAMLELCADASDAALIYEVDALMQAMTTLRPQRVGLLLHHCHSIKAKRLFLALAERHRHAWLPHVPLDGVDLGRGKRALVPGGRLHPIYQITLPGDLDEHLA
- a CDS encoding nucleotidyl transferase AbiEii/AbiGii toxin family protein, translating into MNTWLDHWNRRYTDRVRLLVEILPALAQEPDFALKGGTAINLFEHDLPRLSVDIDLAWLPVHDYAEDARLMAEALGRLADVLRARPLQLQVQLSAGEGAGVTRLVASRGRARVQIETTPVMRGTVHPARNMVVRPRVEEAFGFASVQVLSFADLYAGKLAAALSRQHPRDLFDVGLLLEDGRADQMLWRTFLIYLTCSPKPAWEMLAPRMPADFAATFEAHFKGMTAEPIEVGVLLDIHERLLARVAGWLDEPSCAFLRSIEDQRPDFNLIELPQAADLPAVRRKLHNLAQRTDAKRAADRDLLEETLARIVGKVRC
- a CDS encoding DUF3375 domain-containing protein is translated as MPLDYSTVDALRTHHPAWRLLRSDHAPLVASFLHRVFVAPNVRAMSAADLSEALEDELYALRDRLGADAYPKRALDYLNDWADPDKGWLRKFYRQGSDEPHFDLTPATEKAIVWLDALTERSFVGTESRLLTLFELLRQMSEGSEADPEKRVAELRKRRDEIDAEIARVISGDLPLLDDTALKDRFQQFVQLARDLLTDFREVEQNFRMLDRRVRERIALWEGSKGALLEEIMGERDAIGDSDQGKSFRAFWDFLMSSTRQEELTERLTRVLALPAVARMEPDARTGRVHYDWLEAGEHTQRTVAQLSQQLRRFLDDQAWLENRRIMDILHGIEARALAVRDTPPVGGIMDLAGSSSDVELPMERPLHTPVQKPVIEDVMLEAGDDDLDATALYSQVVVDRAQLAGHIRQALQDRSQVTLRELIELHPLQQGLAELVAYLQLGSDAFKTVVDEDAHEVIAWHTTNRRDETPRTRRARLPRVIFVR
- a CDS encoding DUF4194 domain-containing protein produces the protein MEDARQEATNADLSTLAITLLKGVIYREDDERRWGALLDLQARVRDYVSVLGLELVLDEAEGYAFLRSRPEQAEDDAAFRPPRLIARRPISFPVSLLLALLRKKLAEFDAGGGDTRLVLSRDDIVELIRVFLPDSSNEARLIDHIETHINKIVELGFLRRLKVASGGPSGFEVRRILKAFVDAQWLSDFDTRLAAYQAQLADTMAAPGVDADE
- a CDS encoding ATP-binding protein yields the protein MPMNEPNEAIPQLLELDFLADDTLSGFRLTRLEVFNWGTFDGRVWTLQLDGKNGLLTGDIGSGKSTLVDAVTTLLVPSQRIAYNKAAGADSKERTLRSYVLGHYKSERNEVTGTARPVSLRDRNSYSVILGVFHNAGYDQTITLAQVFWMKEAQSQPMRFYVGAERNMSIATDFVHFGSDIAQLRKKLRGLGAEIEDSFPKYGAWFRRRFGIENEQALELFHQTVSMKSVGNLTDFVRSHMLEPFDVAPRIAALIAHFDDLNRAHEAVLKAKRQVELLRPLVVDCDQHGALTAEQEASRVCRDALKPYFAELKLGLLDRRLKLLADDHARAVAQKERRIEQCDRERTEVDRLKRAMGEQGGDRLEQLAAHIRDEERERNRRQQRAERHAQLLAAIGETPTSDEHAFIAQRQQVADLREGVSQREADLQNQITEWGVSLREGKREHDVLGEEVASLKARRSNIPMERVAMRSALCAALGLDEDSMPFAGELMQVREEAREWEGAIERVLHNFGLSLLVPDAHYADVAAWVDRTHLAGRLVYFRVRPARDQDIAELHRDSLVRNVAIKPDSPFYSWLERALAQRFDYACCATPEQFRRESRALTRAGQIKAPGERHEKDDRHRLDDRSRYVLGWSNAAKIAALEGQLRALEMRIAGIGSQIARAQGEQTTLRRQLEVLAALNEFNEFRELDWQSCSATIARLQDEKTRLEAASNALLELAAQLESMRAALKDSEKALSDVDRDLGGIDAKRQAADALREQTAASLADIADDTRERLDVLRAQILGEHQLSVESCENRERELRDALQAQMDAEAKRLDRLTERIIKNMSTFKDAYKLDTADFDASLEAAFEYRELLARLNSDDLPRFEARFKELLNINTINEIANFNGQLARERETIKERIARINESLAQIDYDPGRYIVLECQASPDADIRDFQAELRACTEGTLTGSDDAQYSEAKFLQVKAIIDRFRGREGLSDHDRRWTTKVTDVRNWFLFAASERWREDDTEYEHYSDSGGKSGGQKEKLAYTILAASLAYQFGLEWGAVRSRSFRFVVIDEAFGRGSDESAQYGLKLFRQLNLQLLIVTPLQKIHIIEPFVSSVGFVHNDEGRASKLRNLSIEEHLARKAEGSL
- a CDS encoding Wadjet anti-phage system protein JetD domain-containing protein, whose protein sequence is MSWTTASDLKAQVRRLWERGDLLRSMIADDASAAPSAVAVGRDETKVGLRSGCTFPLRLVLRGPASAELTERFQAVREWIAELAAVAQIRLEWREFNHRVLGVQRVPQAVWIDDLDSALEMIGKRGDAARFGRLLTLVDSRQPALLAWFRRRPLQALELNVECERLLSVVGWIVRHPRPGIYLRQVDIAGVHSKFIENWRGVLTEWLDLVLLPEAVATEKSGGAQFAARYGFLDKPVRIRFRVLDARLPMLPGPALPDIAVDAVSFAALAVPIRQVFITENETNFLAFPPLADTIVIFGAGYGWDALSKAAWLSRCSIHYWGDIDTHGFAILDQLRSRFDHVESFLMDRATLMAHEAQWGEEHDQVLRDMPRLNDAEQALFNDLRDNRLRKKLRLEQERIGFHWVEAALATIARQ